In Massilia sp. METH4, the genomic window CCGGGTAGTCGTATTGCCGGAAGCGCTGGCCGATGAAAGGTGCCGCGATGGCCGATTTCACCAGCAGGCCGCCGCTGCGGATGGCCGAGGGCTGCTCGAAGTCGTAGTCGTTGAGCGCATATTCGGCCGCCTGCACGGCGCCGGCCGGCCACATGCGCGTGACCGCCTTTTCCGGCGCACGGCGGCCTTCGCGCTCGTCCCAGAACGGCAACGTGGCATAGCCGGCGGCGGCCGCGTGGGCGCCATACCCGTCCGCCAGCACCATCGTGTGAGCGTCGGCCTCGTGGCGGAAGTAGTAATAGATGCCCTCTTCTTCCAGCAGGCGGCTGACGAAGTCGAAGTCCGATTCGCGGTACTGCACGCAGAACTCGCGTTTCGCCGGCGTGGCCGACAGCTTACCCGCATCGATCTTCACCAGGCCGCCGTAGGCGCCGTCGGCGCAGACGGCCTTGACGATCTCGATGGCCGTCTTTTCCTGGAAAATGCGGCAGTCGGACGAGCGCGTGAGCAGCCACAGCGCCGGGTGCACGACCGCCTCCCAGGCGGGCATGCCTTCGTTCCAGCCAAGGCTGGCCCACCGCGTGACGATGCCGTGGAAGTGGCGCTTGCCCTCCGCTTCCAGGTCGAGCGTGACCGCAAGCTCCTTGCCGAGCACGTCGGCCGTGGCGATATCGCCGCGGGTGGAGGCGAGCTGCACGCGGAACTCGAACAGCCGCCCCAGCGCCTCGCTGCATTGCATGCCGCGAAACAGCAGCACGTCCGGCCCGAGGGCGGTCGTGACGGTGACGGGACGGTGGGACTGGGTGGGTTGCATGATCGGCATCGCTGACCTTTGTTCAGGGTACTTGGGTCTTGACCGTGCCGGAGGTGGCGAACTGGATCACGCCGCCCCAGTTGCACATGCACTTCGACACGTTGTCGAGCGTGGGCATGTTCGCCAGCAGCACGGTCGGCGCTCCCGTCACCCACGGCGCGGCGGTGGCGGGAATGCACGGCATCGGCGTGAGCACGCCCATGGCCGCCGCCGTGGCCGCGGCCACCGTGGGATTGGCGGGGGACATGCACATGCCGAACGGCAGGATGTTCACCATCGGCACGTGATCCATGATGTTGGCCGCGGGCGGCCCCTCGCACAGGACCTTGTTCTTGGGCAGGACGACCAGCGACGATGGAGCGACGCCCATCGAGCAGGTCATCATGGCGCCCATCGAGACTTGGTTCGGCATGATTACCCCCTCGAGTGGCGGGATGCGGACTCCAGCTGCACGAGATTTGCCGGGGCCCAGCGGGATGGCCGACGTGTCCTCATGACTGCACCGTCCAGTCGACCGGTTTGGGAAGGAAATTCTGCTGCAACACGCCTGCCGACCTGGCGACCGAGTCGACGTGTCCCTCCTTGAGGCGCAGGGACTTCGTCACCTTCTTCTCGAGATCGTGCGTGTCCTGTTCCAACGGGACGGTGGTATACCAGCGGTACACGTGCGAAGCCATCGCCATGGTGGCCTCGCGGCGAACCCGCAAGTAGTCGAACAGTGCGCGCATCGCGTTGATATCGAAGGGTTTTCGCTGGCGCATCATGTCGATCACCGTTTGCCCTTCTTGCGTCGAGGCCGAAATGGGCCAGTGAGGGTAGGCTGTCGGCTTGCGCGCGTTCCATTCCTTTAGTTCCGCATCGACGACGGCTTCCTTGACGCTTGAGTCGCCCATGGCGATATTCGCTGCCGTGGTTTCATCCGCATCGAACATCCGTCCCGGGTCAAACAGTCGGGCGCGTCCGCCGTATTCTTCCGCCCAGGTGCGAAAGCGGCTCTGGAACCACGTTGCCGCATGCTTGACTATCGGGTCGGCGCAGCCAGCCGCCAAGCTTAGCGGCTGGGTGGCCAGCGCCCGGACCGCGCGCAACGCCACCTGGGCGCCGCCCACGGTAGTCAGGTACTGCCGGATCATCGCCGCGAGCGCGTCGTCGCTCATCGACTTGACCGCCATCTGCCAGTCGGCCCACGCGGCGCGGACCGCGGAGTCCTTGACCTGCACGCTCGGCGGCACGAAGGCATTGCGTTCGCGGTTGTACAGCAGGTCCTGGTAATGCAGCCAGGCTGGATGCAGAGCCCAGACATAACGTATCATCAGACAGAACTGCTCCGCGTGCCGGTACTCGTGATAGATGCTGTTGAAGATGACAGGGGCGTACACCTGCGGCACGTCCTCCTTGCTCAGCGCCAGGACATCGTTCAGGCTCACCTGCCACAGGCCGGGCTGGAAGCAGGCCATCGTACCTTCGGTGCCGAGGTTTAGGAACGCCTTGACGGGCACCGGGTGCTTCTGGACAAGGAAATGCTCATCGAGCATTTGGCAGATTCCCAGCACCAGGGTCGGCAGATCTTCGGCGGACACGATCTTTTTCCCTCCAATCCCGCCGGGTCTGACGAATTTGGCCAGGCGGCTGCGGAAATCCTTGCAATGCTTTTCGATAACCGTTTCATCGGCAAGCAGGAAAGTCATGTAAGTCTCCTTGTTTCGATGTGCGCGCCTAGGCGAAAACATAGTGGAACGTGCCCTCGAGCACGTCGACCTGCACCGCGGCAGCCTGTGCCCGTTGAGCGCTGCGCCAGAGAAATTCGCGGCTGATATCCGGCAACATCGTATTGGTCAGAATGGCATCGATCATCCGCCCGCCCGACTCGCTCTCGGTGCAGCGCGACACGACCAGCTTCACCACGTCCTCGCCGTATTCGAACGGAATGCCGTAGCGCGCCTCGACGCGCCGCTTGATGCGGTCCAGCTGCAGCCGCACGATCTGCCCCAGCATCTGGTCCGACAGCGGGTAGTACGGGATCGTCACCAGCCGGCCCAGCAGCGCGGGCGGGAATACCTTCAGCAGCGCCGGGCGCAGCGCCTTCGCCATGCCTTCCGGGTCGGGCATCAGGTCCGGGTCCTTGCACAGGCCGGCGATCAGGTCGGTGCCCGCGTTGGTGGTCAGGATGATCAGCGTATTCTTGAAGTCGATGAAGCGCCCCTCGCCGTCTTCCATGAAGCCCTTGTCGAACACCTGGTAGAAGATTTCATGCACATCCGGGTGGGCCTTCTCCACTTCGTCCAGCAGCACCACCGAATACGGCTTGCGGCGCACGGCTTCCGTCAGCACGCCGCCCTCGCCATAGCCCACATAGCCCGGCGGCGCGCCCTTCAGCGTCGAAACCGTGTGCGCCTCCTGGTACTCGCTCATATTGATGGTGATGAGATTCTGCTCGCCGCCGTACAGCGCTTCCGCCAGCGCCAGCGCCGTCTCCGTCTTGCCCACGCCCGAGGTGCCGGCCAGCAGGAACACGCCGACCGGCTTGCCCGGATTGTCCAGCCCGGCCCGGGAGGTCTGGATGCGCTTGGCGATCATGTCCATCGCATGGTCCTGCCCCACCACGCGCTGCGCCAGCACCCTGGCGATGTTGAGGATGTTTTCCACCTCGTTCTTCGCCATGCGGCCCACCGGGATGCCGGTCCAGTCGCCGACCACGGCGGCAACGGCCTGGTAGTCGACCGTGGGCAGGATCAGCGGCCGTTCGCCCTGCCGCGCCGCGAGCCTGGCTTGCACGCCCTTCAGCTGCTCTTTCAGGCCGGCGCGCTCGTGGTCGCCGTCGCTGACCGCTGAGCCGTCGACCGGCTTGCCGCCATCGCGCAGGCGGGCGCGCAGCGCCAGCAGTTCGTCCACCAGCACGCGCTCGTCGCGCCAGCGGCCTTCCAGCCCTTCCAGCCTGGCCTTCTCGTCGGCCAGCGCCGACTGCGCCGCGGCGGCGCGCTGCGCGGTGTCGATGCCGATCGCTTCCTCGCGCCGGATGATTTCCAGCTCCGTCGTCAGCGCGTCGATGCGCTTGCGGCTGTCGTCCACCTCGGCCGGCGTCGCGTGCAGGCTGACGGCCACGCGGGCGCTCGCGGTGTCCAGCAGGCTGACCGACTTGTCGGGCAGCTGCCGGCCCGGAATGTAGCGATGCGACAGCTTCACGGCCGCTTCCAGCGCCTCGTCCAGGATCTGCACCTTGTGGTGCTTTTCCATCGTGCCGGCCACGCCGCGCATCATGAGGATGGCGCGCGCCTCGTCCGGCTCGTCGACCTGGATGCTCTGGAAGCGCCGCGTCAGCGCCGGGTCCTTCTCGATGTGTTTCTTGTATTCGGCAAACGTGGTCGCGCCGATGGTGCGCAGGGTGCCGCGCGCCAGCGCCGGCTTCAGCAGGTTGGCGGCATCGCCGGTGCCCTCGGCGCCGCCCGCGCCGACCAGCGTATGGGTCTCGTCGATGAACAGGATGATGGGCCGCGCGCTGGCCTGTACCTCGTCGATCACGGAACGCAGCCGCTGCTCGAACTCGCCCTTCATGCTGGCGCCGGCCTGCAGCAGGCCCACGTCCAGCGCCAGCAGCCGTACGTCCTTCAGCGCCGGTGGCACGTCGCCGCGCGCGATGCGCTGGGCGAAGCCTTCCACCACGGCCGTCTTGCCCACGCCAGCTTCACCGATCAGGATCGGGTTGTTCTGCCGGCGCCGCATCAGGATATCGACCAGCTGGCGGATTTCCTCGTCACGCCCCACGATCGGGTCCATCTTCGCAACCTTGCCGCCGGGCCCTTCGCCGCGTGCCTGCTCGGTCAGGTCGACGGTGAATTTCTTCAGCGCCTCCTGCTTGCCCATCGCCGCCGGCGCCACCGCGCCGCTGGTTTCACCCGGCGCCGCCATGGCAAAGCCGTCGTTGGCGCCCATCTTCGCCTCCGGCGACCCCTTCAGCAGGAAGCTGAAACGGTCGGACAGGTCGTCGGGCTTGATGCGCTCGAACTGCCGGCTGATGGCGAACAGCGCGTTGCGCAGGTTCGCCGTCTTCAGCGCGGCCACGACCAGGTGCCCGCTGCGCACGGCGCTCTCGCCGAACATCAGCGTGGCGTACACCCAGGCGCGTTCGACCAGTTCCTCCACGTGCGACGACAGGTCCGTGACGGAGGTGGCGCCACGCGGCAGGCGGTCCAGCGCCGCCGTCAGGTCGCGCGCCAGCACGGCGCCATCGAGCTCGTACTGGCGCACGATGCGGTGCAGGTCGGAATCCTGCAGTTGCAGGATCTGGTGCAACCAGTGGATCAGCTCCACATACGGGTTGCCGCGCAACTTGCAGAATACGGTGCTGCTTTCGATCGCCCGGTAGCACAGCGCATCGAGCTTGCCAAACAATGCCACGCGGCTGATATCGGCCATGTCGTTCTCCTGTCTCTGTCAGGCAGCGCCGGCGGCGCCCCTGAGGGTCAATTGATTGGCGTCGCGCGCCGCGGGCGCGCTGGCCAGGTACGTCGTCCAGCCCAGCCGCCGCGCGCCCAGCCGCAAGCCCGGTACCTGTTCCTTCTTCAGCACCAGCCGCACGTCCCAGTCGAGCGCCAGTCCGGCGTAGTGGCTGACCCATGCCTGCAGCCGGCACATGCCGGGCGCGCCGGGCAGCAGGCGCTGGTAATCCGCATAGTCGAGCGGGCCGAACACGAGGCGGAAGCGGTGCTGGCAATCCCACACCTTCCGGCCCAGCACGGCCGACGTGCCCAGGCGGTTGCCGAGGTCGCGCACGCCGATGCGGGTCTGGCCATCGGCGGGAATCGGCATCCAGTGCCCGACGAATTGCTCCACGCGCACGGGCAGCCCGTAGTACGCGTGCAGGATGGTGGCCAGGCCGCTGGCCGGCCGGCGGCCGTTCGCCAGCAGGCCGGCGAAATGCAGCCGGGCGAAATCGCCGATCTCGTCGCGCTCCTTCAGCGCCGGGCTGCCGATGCCGCACAGGCTGCCCACGTGGTCGCCGAAGCGGTCGTCCGCCGGCCGGTCCAGGCTGATGGCCGGCTCGGCGCAGGCCCGCGCCCGGTAGAACAGCGACAGCACGCGGTGGTGGAAGATGTCGAGGAACGCGACCAGCGTGCCATCACCATGGTTGCGGACGCGCTCGCGCACATATTCGGTCAGGTGCCGCGGCAGCGGCCCGTTCGGCCCGAGCAGCCCCGTGAAATTCACGGATAGCCGTGGCTTGCGCGCGCCTTCGGCCGGCGCGAACGCCCGCAGGGCATGTGGTTCGAATCCGAGCGACGGGTCCTGGCCGAACCGCGCGGCTTCGTCGCGCGGTCGCAGCGCCGCGCCGATGCGCGGCAGGTTCGGATGAGCGTTTTCCAGCAGGCGCAGGGCCTGCACGAAATCCATGCGCCTGGCCCGTTCGGCCAGCTGGCGTTCCACGTCTACAGGGTCGCGCATGCGCCCTCCCGTGCCGGCCACCGCATGATGGGGCCGCGCCCCACCGTGCGTACCTGCGTTTCGCAGAAGGTATTGATGCTGGCGTATTGCGCGAAGAAGTGGCTCAGCACGGCCCCCAGCAGGAAGGCACCGGCACCTTCGAAGGCCGCTTCGTCCAGTGTGACCGCCACTTCCAGCCCGCGGCCGAACGTGATCGGGCCGGGGGTGGGCATGCGCCGCGTGACGGGGCGGGCCTGTACCGAGCGTACCCCTTCCACCTGGCGCAGCGCAATCGGATCGTCGCGGTGGCAGTACAGGGCCAGCAATTCGCGCAGCGCCACGGCGCCCTCGCCACGGCCGGCCGTTGGATCGATATCGGCCAGCGACAGGTAATTCAGGGACAGCTGGTTGATCAACCGCCATGCCACCGCGCCCTCGGCGAACGACGGCAAGGGCCGGCTCGGGCCCGCCACCACGCGTACCGCTTGCACCGGCGCGCCCCCTTCGAGGATGAAATCGGTCTTGCCGACACCCAGGGGCATGGCCAGCGGCAAGTCGCGGTTGGTGCACAGCACCGTCACGCCCAACTGCCGCAACGTGTGCCGGTATGGCGCCTCGCCGGCATCGACCAGGCTCAGGAAGGTTTCGCTGCCGATGTACGAGGAGCGCGGGCCGCGCTCGCGCTGGCGCTGCGACAGCAGGCGCGGTTCGCGGCGCACCTGGTAGTAGGCGCCCGTCGGCCCACCCAGGTCGGCAGCGCCATACAGGGGGGTGAAGCGCTGCTCGGCCTCGGCGCCGCTGCCATAGCCCACCACATCGGCGATGCTGTGCACCTCGAAGTCCATGGGCCGCGTGCGGTCGACCAGCACATGGTGTTCGAACTGGTCGCCGGAGAGGTCGATGCGGTCGGCGCGGCGTGGGAACAGGTTGACGACCGGCGTGCAGTTCAGCGAGAAATGCCCGGCATCGAGCATCTGCTCCAGCCGCGCATCGCCCTGGTCGAGCAGCAGCACGATATCCAGTTCCGGCCCGGTGCAGCAGGCCACCGCCTCGCGCAGGCCGGCCACTTCCAGGAACAGGAAGCGCGGCGCGAACGCAAAATACTCCTGCAGCAGCCGGTAGCCCTGGAAGCCGCGGCGGGAGCCGGGCAGCAGCGCTTCCTCCGGGGAGAAGCCGCCCGGCCGCAACGCGGTGCGGGGCAGCAAACGGTACCAGGGCGGCCGCCCTCCGCGCTGGGGCGGCATCACGAGCACGCCAGCCACGCTGGCGAGCGCGCGCTCATAGATCTGCGCCGGCAGCGCATCGCCGCCGCGCAGGTACAGCGCGAGCGTGTCGAGCGCCAGCGTATTGAACGGCGCGCCGTGGGTGGTACTCAGGCGCAGGCGCAAGCCGGCCTTGATACCCGGCGGCAGCGCGCGGTCGCCCTCCGCCAGGCCGGCGATGCTGCCG contains:
- the tssH gene encoding type VI secretion system ATPase TssH; this translates as MADISRVALFGKLDALCYRAIESSTVFCKLRGNPYVELIHWLHQILQLQDSDLHRIVRQYELDGAVLARDLTAALDRLPRGATSVTDLSSHVEELVERAWVYATLMFGESAVRSGHLVVAALKTANLRNALFAISRQFERIKPDDLSDRFSFLLKGSPEAKMGANDGFAMAAPGETSGAVAPAAMGKQEALKKFTVDLTEQARGEGPGGKVAKMDPIVGRDEEIRQLVDILMRRRQNNPILIGEAGVGKTAVVEGFAQRIARGDVPPALKDVRLLALDVGLLQAGASMKGEFEQRLRSVIDEVQASARPIILFIDETHTLVGAGGAEGTGDAANLLKPALARGTLRTIGATTFAEYKKHIEKDPALTRRFQSIQVDEPDEARAILMMRGVAGTMEKHHKVQILDEALEAAVKLSHRYIPGRQLPDKSVSLLDTASARVAVSLHATPAEVDDSRKRIDALTTELEIIRREEAIGIDTAQRAAAAQSALADEKARLEGLEGRWRDERVLVDELLALRARLRDGGKPVDGSAVSDGDHERAGLKEQLKGVQARLAARQGERPLILPTVDYQAVAAVVGDWTGIPVGRMAKNEVENILNIARVLAQRVVGQDHAMDMIAKRIQTSRAGLDNPGKPVGVFLLAGTSGVGKTETALALAEALYGGEQNLITINMSEYQEAHTVSTLKGAPPGYVGYGEGGVLTEAVRRKPYSVVLLDEVEKAHPDVHEIFYQVFDKGFMEDGEGRFIDFKNTLIILTTNAGTDLIAGLCKDPDLMPDPEGMAKALRPALLKVFPPALLGRLVTIPYYPLSDQMLGQIVRLQLDRIKRRVEARYGIPFEYGEDVVKLVVSRCTESESGGRMIDAILTNTMLPDISREFLWRSAQRAQAAAVQVDVLEGTFHYVFA
- the tssF gene encoding type VI secretion system baseplate subunit TssF, which translates into the protein MTSPRFLHYYSQELQHLREMGGEFAARYPKIAGRLGLEGFDCADPYVERLLEGFSFLTARVQMKIDAEFPRFTQHLAELVYPDFLAPTPSMAVVQLQPDPASPALAGGFAVPAGTTMRSLLGKDDLTACEYRSAHAVTLWPVELAEAKFFTHTGSIAGLAEGDRALPPGIKAGLRLRLSTTHGAPFNTLALDTLALYLRGGDALPAQIYERALASVAGVLVMPPQRGGRPPWYRLLPRTALRPGGFSPEEALLPGSRRGFQGYRLLQEYFAFAPRFLFLEVAGLREAVACCTGPELDIVLLLDQGDARLEQMLDAGHFSLNCTPVVNLFPRRADRIDLSGDQFEHHVLVDRTRPMDFEVHSIADVVGYGSGAEAEQRFTPLYGAADLGGPTGAYYQVRREPRLLSQRQRERGPRSSYIGSETFLSLVDAGEAPYRHTLRQLGVTVLCTNRDLPLAMPLGVGKTDFILEGGAPVQAVRVVAGPSRPLPSFAEGAVAWRLINQLSLNYLSLADIDPTAGRGEGAVALRELLALYCHRDDPIALRQVEGVRSVQARPVTRRMPTPGPITFGRGLEVAVTLDEAAFEGAGAFLLGAVLSHFFAQYASINTFCETQVRTVGRGPIMRWPAREGACATL
- the tssG gene encoding type VI secretion system baseplate subunit TssG → MRDPVDVERQLAERARRMDFVQALRLLENAHPNLPRIGAALRPRDEAARFGQDPSLGFEPHALRAFAPAEGARKPRLSVNFTGLLGPNGPLPRHLTEYVRERVRNHGDGTLVAFLDIFHHRVLSLFYRARACAEPAISLDRPADDRFGDHVGSLCGIGSPALKERDEIGDFARLHFAGLLANGRRPASGLATILHAYYGLPVRVEQFVGHWMPIPADGQTRIGVRDLGNRLGTSAVLGRKVWDCQHRFRLVFGPLDYADYQRLLPGAPGMCRLQAWVSHYAGLALDWDVRLVLKKEQVPGLRLGARRLGWTTYLASAPAARDANQLTLRGAAGAA
- a CDS encoding DUF4280 domain-containing protein, whose product is MPNQVSMGAMMTCSMGVAPSSLVVLPKNKVLCEGPPAANIMDHVPMVNILPFGMCMSPANPTVAAATAAAMGVLTPMPCIPATAAPWVTGAPTVLLANMPTLDNVSKCMCNWGGVIQFATSGTVKTQVP